ACCGACCCGTTCATGATCTCGGCCCTCGACGAGGTCGGTATCGACGCCTCGCGCCACCGCCCCCGCACCCTCGAGGAGCTGGAGGAGTGGGAGGGCCTGAACTTCGACCTGATCGTCTCGCTCTCGCCGGAGGCCCACCACGCCGCCCTGGAGCTCACCCGGACGGTGGCGGCCGAGGTCGAGTACTGGCCGACCCCGGACCCGACGGTGTCGCAAGGCTCGCGCGAGCAGCGCCTCGACGCCTATCGCGACGTGCGCGACGGGCTGGGGTTCCGCATCCGGCAGCGGTTGCGGTGAGGGCGGAAACCCCAAGCCGTTCCGATCGTCCGGTCTGTCCCACCATCCAGCTCATCCTGAGGTGCGAACGGAGTGAGCGTCGAAGGAAGCCTCCAGAAGTCTCCGACCGAGCTGGAGCCCTCGTTCGAGGCCGCTCCGCGGCACCTCGGGATGAGGTTGCGGGTGGGATCGATCGAGCGAGACAGCCGAACGGGTTTCTACAACCCGAGCGCCCGCCCGGCCGCCACCACCCCCAGTCCCGCCAGCACCGCCGCCAGCTCGAACCGCGTCAGCGCCATCACGCCGGCGGCGGTGACGAGGCCGAGCAATCCGGGCAGGCCGGCGGAGAGGCCGGTGGGAAGCGCGGTCGCCACCACGATCGAGCCCGGCAGGGCACGCAAGCCGCGCTCGACCCGCGGGGTGAGGCGCACCCGGCTCATCAGCACCACGCCCGACGCCCGGCACAGATAGGTGACGAGGGCGAGCGCCAGGATGGCGATCCAGGGGCCGGCCGGGCTGGCGAGGACGGCGTCGATCATCGCGGCGCCCCGTCATCGACGAGGAGGCCGGTGACGAGCCCCGCCGCGGCGCCCGCCGCGATGAAGGCGTAGCCCGGCACCAGCCGCTGCACCAGCAGCGCCACGAGGCCGGAGGCGAGCCACGGCAGGGCCGGCCGCACGCCGCGCCAGAGCGGCGCCAGCATCGCGGCGAAGAACACCGGCAGGATCATGTCCAGGGCGTAGGCCCGGGGCTGGGTCACCAGGGCACCGGCGAGGTGGCCGGCCGCCGTCGAGGCGACCCAGAGCGGCCACAGGCCGATGCCGGAGCCGAACAGCACCCCGAGATCGCGCCCGCCTTCGGCGCGGTGACGCACGCCGATGAGCCAGCTCGCGTCGACGAGCACGAACAGCGTCATCGCGGTGCGCCAGAGCGGCGTGCCGCGCATCCACGGCTGGATCGTGGCGCCCATCAGGATCATGCGGGCGTTGATGAGGCCGGTCACCGTCATGGCGGCGAGGAGCGCGCTCAGGGTCCAGGGCTGGCCCCAGACCTCGAGCGTCACCATCTGGGCCGAGCCGGCATAGACGAGGGCGCTGGCGCCCACAGCCTCCGCGAGGCTCACGCCGCGCTGGGCCGCCGCGGCCCCGAAGGCGGCGCCGAACACCGCGA
This is a stretch of genomic DNA from Methylobacterium sp. 17Sr1-1. It encodes these proteins:
- a CDS encoding low molecular weight phosphatase family protein, translated to MQSVLFVCNFNAVRSACAEALARHYFGKSVYVQSAGVRSGEPTDPFMISALDEVGIDASRHRPRTLEELEEWEGLNFDLIVSLSPEAHHAALELTRTVAAEVEYWPTPDPTVSQGSREQRLDAYRDVRDGLGFRIRQRLR
- a CDS encoding AzlC family ABC transporter permease; the encoded protein is MSHASAAPFTRAGILTGIRLSLPLWPSIAVFGAAFGAAAAQRGVSLAEAVGASALVYAGSAQMVTLEVWGQPWTLSALLAAMTVTGLINARMILMGATIQPWMRGTPLWRTAMTLFVLVDASWLIGVRHRAEGGRDLGVLFGSGIGLWPLWVASTAAGHLAGALVTQPRAYALDMILPVFFAAMLAPLWRGVRPALPWLASGLVALLVQRLVPGYAFIAAGAAAGLVTGLLVDDGAPR
- a CDS encoding AzlD domain-containing protein; translation: MIDAVLASPAGPWIAILALALVTYLCRASGVVLMSRVRLTPRVERGLRALPGSIVVATALPTGLSAGLPGLLGLVTAAGVMALTRFELAAVLAGLGVVAAGRALGL